Below is a window of Allomuricauda ruestringensis DSM 13258 DNA.
GTCGTAGTTGCCGCAAAAAATGGTATTCACAATAATGTCTTTTTCCTTGGCATTGGTTGCTGCATCCCTATAATCCAACTTCCCTTGCGTAAAAGGTTCGTTGCCAGCAATAAAGATCATTTTAAGGTCGTCGGCGTTTTTGCCCCAGTCCAATTGCTTTAAAGAAGTATGGATGACTTGTCCGCAATATTCCTCACCTCCGTTCGTGGTCAGAGAAAATAGTTTCTCCGAAATCTCATCCAGGTCATTGCTAAATCCCAAAACCTGTCTAATGTATCCTTCACGGGACGAAAGGTTGTCATTCCCATACTCATAAAGCGCAATTTGAAGGGAAGGCCGAGCATTGGTACCGCATTTGGCATGGGTAAATTCGTTTACAATGTCCCATAATTGTGCCTTGGCTTGGTTGATGAGCCCATCCATGCTATTGCTGGTGTCCAATAATAAGGCAATTTTAACGTATTGTTCCTTTGGTTTTGTCTCAGCATATTGAGTGACCAATGTAGTTTTGTCGTTGTTCTGGGCTTTAAGGTTACAACCGTAGCTTGTACCTGTCATAAATAGCAAAAATGCCGTACCCAATAAATAATTTATATGTTTCATGATGCAATAATTTTTAAAGTTGAGGTAAATGTATCTGCATCTTTCATGAATAAAAAACCAGAATGAGTAACACGGCACTTAAAATGAGTGACCGAACCGGATTACTTCGTGACCAAGGATAATCATGGTGTTTTTTAGCCTAATTCAGCGGGAACCCATTTTTTAAAATGCCTGGGAAGCAGTATGTTTACCTAAGTTATGATTCATAAGGCATACATAGTGTTATTGGTGTTGATGGCCTCCCTGAGCAGTTTGGCGCAAGTTGGAAATGTGCAAGGGCAAATGGAAATCAAAGGTTCCGTAAAGGGCAAGGAGAACTATGTGCCCATTTCTGGAGTTCAGGTTTCCATCGATAAGGGAGCTTACACCAGAACCAATGCCTTGGGCGAGTTTACCATTAAGGCATCCATTGGGGATATGTTGATTATTGAAGGACCGGAATTGGAAACGGTTCGTTACCGCATTAAATCAGATGAAGACGTGGATGTACTGGTGGAGGGCTATGGCGGTTCAACGTCCTCACGAAAGCAAAAGCGCGAAGTATCCAGTTCAAGAAATAATCTGATGGACCATCAGCGCTTTTTGGATTCGGCCAATTTCTACAAAAAGAAGGACCTTGAGAAAAGTATCGACTTTATTGCCCGTTCCATGGAGCCATTGGGGAGCATAGGAAACAAGCGAGAGTTTTCATCATCCCTTCGAACACTTGGAGAAATTTACATGTACCACAAGCAGTACGATTTGGCCATTACAAATTTTAAGGATGCTTTGACCGCCCTAACATCCAATAAAACCAAATTGTTGTTGGGTAAGGTCTATGTGCTGAACGGTGACCATGAAAGTGCAATTTCCATTTTGGAACCATTGGTAGTAGAGAAAAATATGGTACCGTACCAGCGGGTGGAACTTTTTGAAACTTTGGGAGATGCCAATAAGGAACTGTCGAACTTAAAGCAAGCCCAAGACTATTACCAACAAGGATTGCTCATTGCGAAAAAAAACCAAATCTCTCCGAAGGAGATAGACTTAAGTTCCAAAATTGCCGATGCCTTTGCCAGTGAAAACAGGGTGATTGAGGCCGAGGGCTTTTATCAAAATTCCTTGAACCTATCCAAACAAGTGGCACCCGAACGGTTGATTCAAGAAAGTGAAAAAGTAGCGGATTTTTACAATCAAAAAAACCGATATGATGACGAGATCCAGTTGCGCAAAAAAAACTTGGACGAACTGGAACAGCTGCCCAAATCCAATGTTTCTTCAAACGAGAAAGGAGTCTCAGCAAGGGATACCATTACCTCGCAGCGCATCAATTATAAAATTGCCAATGCATATATTGCCCAGGATAAATTGGATGAGGCCATACCTTACTTGGAAAAAAGTATTGTCGAAGCCGATAGGGACGATGATTTGATCGTACAAAAGGACGCTACGCGGAAATTGTCCGAAGTGTATCGCTACAAGGGCGATTATACCAAGGCATTGGAATCTTACCAAGATT
It encodes the following:
- a CDS encoding tetratricopeptide repeat-containing sensor histidine kinase, with translation MIHKAYIVLLVLMASLSSLAQVGNVQGQMEIKGSVKGKENYVPISGVQVSIDKGAYTRTNALGEFTIKASIGDMLIIEGPELETVRYRIKSDEDVDVLVEGYGGSTSSRKQKREVSSSRNNLMDHQRFLDSANFYKKKDLEKSIDFIARSMEPLGSIGNKREFSSSLRTLGEIYMYHKQYDLAITNFKDALTALTSNKTKLLLGKVYVLNGDHESAISILEPLVVEKNMVPYQRVELFETLGDANKELSNLKQAQDYYQQGLLIAKKNQISPKEIDLSSKIADAFASENRVIEAEGFYQNSLNLSKQVAPERLIQESEKVADFYNQKNRYDDEIQLRKKNLDELEQLPKSNVSSNEKGVSARDTITSQRINYKIANAYIAQDKLDEAIPYLEKSIVEADRDDDLIVQKDATRKLSEVYRYKGDYTKALESYQDYVAVVDSLYVRKEQEISRAARFNREIANTQNRISSLEQERELSQSKYSLAVTEQQLYEETSKRQKWIIYSLIFGIALMALTAFLYYRSNKQQKLANNLLALKSLRTQMNPHFIFNALNSVNNYIAKSDERSANRFLSEFSVLMRSVLENSEEDFIPLAKELELLELYVKLEHSRFSDKFDYEIEVDDKIDIAAFQIPPMLLQPYIENAIWHGLRYKEEKGFLKIKVRQVTNDLLEICIEDNGIGRKKSAALKTTNQKKQKSKGMGNIQKRIQILNDMYKNRVDVSISDLNNDRTGTMVSLKLKKQ
- a CDS encoding vWA domain-containing protein, giving the protein MKHINYLLGTAFLLFMTGTSYGCNLKAQNNDKTTLVTQYAETKPKEQYVKIALLLDTSNSMDGLINQAKAQLWDIVNEFTHAKCGTNARPSLQIALYEYGNDNLSSREGYIRQVLGFSNDLDEISEKLFSLTTNGGEEYCGQVIHTSLKQLDWGKNADDLKMIFIAGNEPFTQGKLDYRDAATNAKEKDIIVNTIFCGNYDQGISTMWKKGATLTGGEYMAIDHNRQVVHINTPYDDIIIQLNSKLNNTYISYGSSGRQKKELQSMQDANAAELEEAVVVKRAVSKSSRLYKNATWDLVDAADEDEAVISELKDRDLPKELQGKSENEIKAYVKQKKTEREEIQKRIQELNAKREAYIAEHQKEEAGELENAMLSAIKAQASKKNYTWDKK